In Anthocerotibacter panamensis C109, the sequence AAGCATCCCGAGCGTTGTTCCTAAGACCACGACGACGACATTGGCATACCGCGCACCCAAGAGTACGGTAGCGAGTTGGGTTTTGTCGCCGATCTCCGCGATAAAAAATAAAACAATAGTGGTCAAAAGTGGCCCGAACTTGTCCAACTCCGGGTTCTCGTCGTAGCGGTCAGGAATCAGCGTCCAGACCCCGAACCCGATAAAAGAAAGCCCCAACCCCCAGGCTAGGACTACAGGGGGAATATATTGAGTGATCCACCCCCCCGCTGCCGCCGCCAGCAGATGGTTAAAGACTGTGGCGATAAAGATCCCCAGCATCACAGTCCAGGGACGACGAAATCGGGCTGACAGCGCAAAGGCCAGCAGTTGGGTTTTATCGCCCATTTCAGCCAGCGTGACCGTCAGGGTCGAGGCAAGAAACGCTTCTAGTCCGGTCAAGTTCCGTTCACTCAGTTACGAAGAAAATCCTCTTCATCATAAGCTTCACGCGGTAATCACGGCGCTGATGAGGATACTCCACAGTCCCTGCTCGCCTTTGCAGTTGACCCAGCGCAATTGATAAAAGGTGGTTTTGCCGGTGTCGGTAGGGAGTTGCCGTGCTGACACGCGTTTTCTGACCGGAGGCGGGGGTTCGTTGTTATGCAGTGAGGTAGCCAACGATGTTGAAAGTAATCTACACAGCAGAAGGAATCACGGTTGTCCTGTGACCTGATTGAAGCGGGAAAGTTTCGTAAGGGGAAACCTCGTCAGGGGTGCCGAGCGCTTTGCTATGGGGCGGGGGAGTCTCGAAGAGGATAGCGGTCACGGAGAAAATTGGTGAGATGCTGACGCACAAGGCTTTCAAACTCGTCAGTGCCCGTGTATTTCCACCGGAGTCCTTCTTCTGGAAAGCTTTCTCTGAATTGGAAAACTTGTTTGTGTTGCTCCAGTTCTTCAATTGAATTGGGTGTATAGGACTTTTGATTGAAATAAAACATTATGTGTGGAGATTGGTTCTTTTTCCAAGCCTCATAAGCGGTGTTGAACTCGTGTTCGGTGCCGGTGGTGCCATCTTTAGTCGGTTTACCGAAGCGTTTCCAGAGGATACCAATGAAGATATTGCTGTTTTCGATGCATAATATTGGGTCAATCAACCCTTGCGGGCCATCGGTATGAAATCCGGGATAACTGTCTATCTCCCAACGGTATAGCTCTAGAATCAGATTGCGGTCGGCGGCTGTGCTTCGGTTTAGTTCTTCAAGGACTTTGGGGAGGAAGTCGCGCTCGGCTTGAACATCGCCGGGGGAGGCGACAACGACACGGAGAATTGTTTTTTGGGTAGTTGGTTTCATGGGGGGAGATTCTTTCTCTTTGGATACTGTGAGTTCGTAATTATAGAATTTGCAGCGTTCTTGAATGGCAGAGATAGCGGATAGTAACTCCGTTTTTCCTTGATTAAGAAAGAGAGACCAAAGCTCAGGCAAAAGCTTGGGGTTGCCGATCTTTTCTAACGCATCAGCCGCACTCCAACGAACCTCAGCATCTTCATCCTGTAAAGCCCGCAGTAAGGGTTCCACCGCCTGCTCTGAGCCGATCTGCCCTAACGCATCAGCCGCACTCAAACGAACCTCAGCATTTTCATCCTGTAAAGCCCGCAGTAAGGGTTCCACCGCCTGCTCTGAGCCAAACTGCCCTAACGCATCAGCCGCACTCAAACGAACCTCAGCATTTTCATCCTGTAAAGCCCGCAGTAAGGGTTCCACCGCCTGCTCTGAGCCGATCTGCCCTAACACATAAGCCGCCCTCCAACGAACATCAGCATTTTCATCCTGTAAAGCCCGCAGTAAGAGTTCCACCGCCTGCTCTGAGCCAAGCCGCCCTAACGCATAAGCCGCCCTCCAACGAACATCAGCATCTTCATCCTGTAAAGCCCGCAGTAAGGGTTCCACCGCCTGCTCTGAGCCAATCTGCCCTAACGCATCAGCCGCACTCCCACGAACATCAGCATCTTCATGCTGTAAAACCCGCAGCAAGCCTTCCACCGCCTGCTCTGAGCCAATCTGTCCTAACGCATCAGCCGCACTCCCACGAACCTCAGCATTTTCATCCTGTAAAGCCCGCAGTAAGGGTTCCACCGCCTGCTCTGAGCCAAGCCGCCCTAACGCATAAGCCGCACTCCCACGAACCTCAGCATTTTCATCCTGTAAAGCCCGCAGCAAGGGTTCCACCGCCTGCTCTGAGCCAATCTGCCCTAACGCATAAGCCGCCCTCGAACGAACCAAAGAATCTTTGTCTTGTAAGGCTTTATTGAGTATCAGGACTGCTTCGCTAGAGCGTGTCTCACCGAAGAGGTTTATCAAGACTATTTTGGGCATCTCACGCGCTATGAGCAAATCTATCGCCTCTTTTTGAAACTCAGTCCTAACTGCACCTACCAATCTCGCGCCTAGCTTTAAGTCAACCTCTAGCCCCGCTTGCACTACTCTGAGAGCTTGCTGCTTTTCCGGCGTAATTCCCAGCATTAACACAAGTGGTTCAGTCCACTTCAGATAGTTTAGATATTTGCGTTTTAGCTCATCATTCCCGAGTGTAGGCAGCAGCCTTAAAAGTTCATTTGCTGCATAATATTCCTGGATTAATTGGTGGAGAAACTCAATCTCGTTAGGACGACCGCCCCCCGGTTTAAGCCGGAGCAAATGAAACTTTATCAAATCCTGTAACCAATGCTTCGCACAATTCCGTGGGCTAGTTTGCTGCTCACCCTGTAGATACTCCGTCAAAATATTCTCAGCTACCTGCTCAGAGATAGCTACCCGAAGGTCTACCGCTGTCTCCCCCCGCATCATCGCAAAAGCCAAAACCTGCAATAAATTTAAGCACCACCGCCTTGTCTCCTCCGGGAAACCCTCCTTCGTATCATAAAGCTTTGTAAATGACTGAAAAACAGAGCCCAAATTCTGCGGAATCTCTTGAGTTTTCTTAAAGATCTCACACAACATCCACAACAAAAACGGCGTCTGCCCAAACTCCCGCAAGCGCCCCTGCAATCGCCGCAACATCGCCTCCCCTTGCTCCGGCAAATACGCCATCACAAAGTTCTTGATTTGTGGCTCCGATAAAGACTGCATCTCTAGCTTTTTCTGAATCCCTAGATCGCCCCCCACCCCCAAATCCCGCGTCGTGAAGACCATCGGCACCCGTGAGAAACGCTCCCGAAACGCCCGTACCTCCCGCCGCTCAGCATCCGAAGAAAGCTCATTTACCCCATCCAATAACAGCAAAAACTGCCCCTCACCCACCCAACGCTCAAGCTCAGTAACTGCCGGGAAGCACCCATACCGATTTAACACATCGCGGATGCGCTCAATCGTCGCAGTCCCCAACAAACGCAACTCCACCAATATCGGGATCTTCACCCCCGGCTCCACAAGCGCCCGCTCCGCCTCCTCCACAAATAACCGTTTCAACGCCGTAGACTTCCCCGAACCCGGACGACCCTCCAAGAGCACATGCTCCGGCGCAAACTTCCGCAACCCCGCCAACACCTCAAAGCGCTCAACCTTGGGTTCCTGTGCTCCCGGCTCCTGCTCCCGCCGAAACTCCACCCCCAACTCCTTCCCCGAACCCTCCAACGCATCGAGCGGCGCGTAGCGTAGATCTCGATACTGCTTAACCACCGACTGCAAATAGGTTTGAACGTCCGCACTCAGCGCCATAGAACCAACCGGGGTGAATCGCTAGTACCCTATTATGCACAATAAATGAACAGCTATATTCCAACCACCATGAGCATCGACCACGACCAACTCTTCAAACAACTGATTGGCACCTTCTTTTGGGAATTCCTGAAACTGTTTTGCCCCGATGTATGCGCCTACCTCGACCCTGTTTCCCTGACCCTATTGGATAAAGAAGTCTACACCGATTTGCTCGAAGGAGCGCGCCGAGCCATGGACTTAGTCGCCCGCGCCCAATTCCGGGAGCAAGAAACGGTCCATATCGAGAACCAAGCCCAACACAAATACAACGCCTCTTTTGCCAAGCTAATCGCCGCACTGATCCCATCCGAGATAGGCGTAGGGTCAGCGATCTCTACTAGCTATGATGGGTGAATTCTGCTGTATGTAATACTCGAATCTTTGTTCTAGAGTATGTATTGTTTGAGATCCTGAGTTATCAAATTTAGAAGTATTTGAAAAACATGCCAATCATTAGGTTCATCTGCCCAGTTGAACAGTGATGATTCGCTAATATCCCTCTTCTATAAAACCGGGAAGACCAAAATGGGATTCCTGGCTGAAAGCTTTTCCTGGCTGGAATTCTAAAAGATTTCCCTACCAGGAAGCCTGTGAAACTAAAAATCACACGAAATTTTCTGTAGTTTCCTCAGGGATGGACTTTCAGCGTTCTTTCCTATCGCTGGTTTTTGAGCTTAACAAAAGAGGAATATTAACTGCACGCAGACAATAGTAGAACCGCGCACATGTGACGGAGCTGTAAAACGCACCGCTACTCTAGGCTTCTCTGTACAGTCAGCGCTACGATAAAGGTCTCGCCCGCCACCGTTACCCGGTCTCCAGACATCAGTTTGCGACCCCGGCGTGTCTCGGTCTCGCCATTGACGAGGACGTGACCATCCTGCACCATCATTTTGGCGGCCCCTCCTGTGGGAGCAACGCCCATCAGTTTCAGAAACTGGTCTAATTTGATAGGGGATTCGGCAGTCATGGATGGACCCGAAAGTGGCACTGTATCCAGTGTAACGACTCCCGACGCTCATGCTGACGCATAGAGCCTTCTGGGATCAGAAGGCTGCGCGGGCTTCCCAGTGAATTTAATCACCGTGCATCCTTAAGCTGCCTGGAAGGCGGGCTTAGGCAATGTTCTTGATGTTGAGACGTCCCGGTCAAGCTCTAGTCCACAGTGTGGGCAGGAATGCCACCTATCAGCTAGAGTCTTAGGAACGTATGCACCACAACTGGGAGCATCCCAGTTTTGCAAACAAGCATTTATACTTAGTCAATCTTAGCTTTGGTAAAAAGTCCCAAGCGCCCATCCAGGTACGCACAGCGCTGGCGTAGTACCTGCTTGATATTCTCTGCCTTCCACTGCGCTCCCGATATCTGGATGCGCCGCCCTAGCTGCTTCACCGTGGACTCTACCGAGCCGGAGCCTATCGAACTATCTTGCTGCTGCTGCTGGTAGCTGATGTGCTCGATTACCTGCTGGCGTACGGTCAGTTCCAGGGCTTCCAGGGACGCAAGGTGCTCACTGGGCGTGTCTTTATAGAGAATGGCTGCGATTTCTTGAACACAGGCATCCAGGCGCTTGGCGTCTTCGGGTGTCATCGATAGGTTCCCCGGCTAGCTTTACTCTTTTACTATGCCCTATTTACAAAACTGGGATGCTCCCGTTGAATACTCACTCGTGCTCGACTTGCCAGTAAATAGAGCGCCACGACGTGGGAAGCTCAGGCGAATATGTATTTCACTGATAGACGAAAAACTATTGAGTGCTATATTTCGATAAAAAACGATTTTTAGGGTTCGTTTTTATTCCATGGATCACGCTCTAGTGCTTTCATGCTAGGTTGCATCCATGAATTTGCATTGCTGCACGGCTATAATGGCGTCAAAAGCTTTTTCCAGGCAGAGCTTTAACCGCATCATAATTTGTATCAATTGCTATATACAGAGCAACTGATGCAAAAATTAAAAAGCTATGCTATATTGGCTATTATCACTATTCTTTTAGTGCTTTGCACAACCTAAATTAACAAAATCCATGCTAAAACTTGAGTCATTTTTTACACTCAAAGCGAAAGGTAGTACTAGTAAGTTTTGGACAAAAATGTTTCAGCGCTTTAAGAAAACCCTATCTAGGAACTAAGCAAATGAAGCCTTCCCATTTCTTCCACAAAAAAATATGCCAGTAAAGCGTGTTTTTACTGTTGCATTTATACTTCTTGGTTTTGTAAGCCTGCTTTTTAGGCACTTATTTCCTTCATTTATTTGGGCTGGCTATTCGGTAGATTTTTTAGGAGGAGCGCTTATTCTTTTTGTCTGTTTAGCTCGACTTTGTATGGTTGTTTTTGAGGTTTTTAACAAACGGCTGCCTTGGACTCAGATTATATTACCAACAATTATCTTATCAGAACTATCATTATTATTTTCTGGGAGAACCTCACATGAATCCTTTGTTATATTGCTTGGTATCGGAGAGGCTACATTATTGATCTTAGGAATTGTTATAACTTTGCAAAAACTTAGAAATAGCAGTAAAAATAGAAGTTTTGAGGATGTGCTTGAGCAATCTTTACTCTTGTTTTTACCTTCACAGCTTGTCCCTTGGACGAAGGCAGAAATAATTATTCTCTATTCTGCTCTTCATTCTATGGGTAATGGATTTCGCGTAGATCCTTTTTCCGGCTATGGTTACGCGCAAAGTTCTCTTTTGCAATCCATACCCATCATGCTCTTAGTTACCGCTCTCCCAGAGATATTAATTGTAGAGATTGTAATCCATGCTCAGCCAGTTTGGTTAAAGATAATTGTAGTAGTGGTTGAGGTATGGGCTATTCTTTGGACGTACGGACTCTATTTAACAATGATAAACCGTCCACATCAGATCACATCGAGAGAAGTTCTGTTTTATCGCGGAATTTTAAATCAGATTCACATACCACTGGTAAATATTGAGGATGCATCTCCTCTTCCATCCACTGCAACAGTGCGGCAATTGCGGCGCACGCATGACCACAAAACAGGTTGGCTTACAGTTCCCGGTTCACCTCTACTTAAAGTTACTCTAAAGGAGCCCTTAGTTTTTCCTAAGCATCACGAAAATAAAAAATTTGAGGACATAGTTTATTTCATCGTTTCATCTGACGATCCAGCTAAGTTCTGTCAGGCAATTCTTCAAGCCAAGTCGGTCCTTCAAACAGCTCCGTCTGTTACGGAGTAATAGAATTTTAGAATTTCGTAGGCACAGGAAAAAAGCTGTAATCTGTCGTGTTATCAGTTTTTATTGCCCAGAACCATCTGTGACAACTTAAAGCTTGGCGACAAAAGTCAAGTGGGGTGAGCATCTAAATTCAGCTCCTCTTCAGGTTTGCGTAGCACCTTAACCACCCGCAAGCGTTGGTTTTCCGCCGCCGCAAAATAACGCACTGGGTCAGTAGCTTTTCCTTTGTTGTAGGCCACTGTGATAGGCCACCGTGGCCGGAGGCCATAATGATAAAGCCCCCGAAACCCCATCTCCAGCGAGATCCGTTCCCACGGTACCGCTAACTCTTCGGCTACCGCATCGGATAAATCCACGAGTACTCCATAAAATAACCAAGTGGCCCAGACTTGCAACTGCACCCCCTTGAGCGAACCTGTCCATAAATAAGACAAGCCTAAGAGCCGTTTGACCAGATGCAAGGCCTCTTCTATCCCCCACCGCCGCCGATAGAGGTCGGCGAGTACATAGGGAGGGAGCATCTGTGGGTCTAGGACCAGCTGTACCAAGTTTGGTCCTGACGAATCATGACGAGGCGCAAGGTCAATAACGGAGCCTCGCGCCCGGTCAGTAGGATGAGTTGGTCTTGATGACCATCACTCATACTCAGCGTCTGTAGGACTTGGTAACGGGTATTTTTCTTGAGGCGGGTCACAAAATGCGCTTTTTGGGCCATGAGCTGGGCCAACTGCGTGAAGTCGTAAAAGCCTCTATCGAGCACCAATAGGGTTCCGGCGGGAACAAGTGCGCACAAGCGTTCCCCAAAGCACGTGTCGTGGGCTTGGGAATTTTCATCAAACCAAATCTGGACCGGTAAATGGCTGACCATATCCAAAACAGTGCCGATTTTCCCGGCTAGGGTGCCGACGGGTTGGGTTTGCAGACTGTCGAGTTTGCGGAATAAAGCCTCTAAGGTAGAGCCATCCACCGCCCAGATGCGCATAAAGTGTCGGGTGGCCCATTGGATAGAGGCGGCACGGGGACGATTCTTGCGTCCGCGTTGCCGCTGGGTCAGCACAGGGAGGAGGTCCTGGACGACACGGGCAAATAGCTCCGCCGGGAAGGTCAAAAAGCGTTTACTCAGCGCCTGTTGAGAGACGGTCGCCGCCTGAGCCCACAGCAAGTCTTCTTGGGCTAACATCCGTGTCAACTCATGAACAGAGGGCACTTGCCGCCATAGCAAAGTCAGTACTGCCGCCAACATTAAAGGTAATGTCAGAATCCGCTCCCGCAAGCCCAAGGTGCGATAGTAAGCGATAGGCCACCGTGGCCGGAGGCCATATTGGCTGTAGAGCCTGGGCGTCAGTAGGTCTTGCAGGTGTGCAGCAATCGCTTCGTTGTCCGGGCTAGGGGCACGACGCGGGCGCACATGGTCAGGATTTCTGGGCTTTTTGGGGCTGCTCATGGAGCCAAAATAGCAAAATCGCACCCCTTGACAAAAGTCCTACTCTCTTAAGTTGTCACCTATGCTCATACCAGTTAAATCGTTCAGCCAAACGGTAATTATACTGCCTACCCAACAATTCAAGCCACTCATCAATTTGAGTGATCTGAACAGAAGTGGGACGCAACTTGTATTTGTAAGTAACTATCATATGTTCATTATACCCTACCTGTAGATAATTTTTAGGCTCCTTGCCAGTCGCGGCGGCTTATATCACCTGGCCCCTTGGGGCCGTCGCTGACTACGGTACAGCGCGGGGCTTACGCCGCAAAAGCTAAAGGGTTTCGCGACGCAACCCGGTTCCGACTCGATAACTAACACTTTTCTCGCCTAGTGCTGGGGAGGGCGGTTTGGGCTCTTGCGCTGGTAGTGTGGGTTATCCTGGGTACGTCCAGGGCACTCAGATAGGGCAGGTATATGGGGCTGAGCATGAAGATCCTGGTAGGTTCTGACTATCATGGCGATGATCGATTGCAGCGAGAGGCTTTGCGCCTCATCCCTGAGGTCGATGGTTATATCAATTGCGGCGATTTTTGTACTTATGCCGGGTCCAAGCCAGAAGCCCAAGAGCAGGGCTACCATCCCAAGGGTGCAGATGAGGTTCAAAGGTTGGAGAGCTTTTTTAGACAGGTGGATGCCCTAGGGAAACCGTGGTTGTTTTTACCAGGAAACCATGATCCCTCCGCTATCTGTCTGGAGACTATGAACGAGATATTCCACCACGGATTCATGGCGACTGCTTCCGGGCGGGTCAACTTCCAGGGGTTGTGCCTTTTGGTGGTGCCCTTCACGCCCCCCTGTGGCTGGAATTGGGTGCTAACCCACCAACATCTAGAAGAGCTGATCGATAAGTACAGCAGTAGCCCCGTCGATGTCCTAGTCACCCACGCGCCGCCTTTGGGCGTGCTAGACGAAGAGGGCAAATGGTATCACCGCAAAACTCCGACCTTGCGCCCCCTAGTCAATATCCTCAAGCCTCGCTATTTTCTGTGCGGACACATGCACTACGACGGGGGCAAGAGCGAGACTCACGGTCCCACGACGTTTATCAATGCCGCTTTGCACAATCTAATTTTGGAAGTGTAGCCTACCAATCTCGTTTGCGCGAGGAAGGACGGTCGATGCGCGTAGCGTACCATTGGCAATAGCGACCGGGACCCAACGGAATTTCGCACGCTGTATCCAAAAGCTCGGTGACCGCCTGCTCTAAGGCTTCAGGGGTGACTCCCTGTTCTCGGCAGAGGACTTCACCCAAAAAAGCCCGCAACTGGCTCTCGGGGAGGAATTGTTCGTCTTTGTCCGTCTCCAGGACTACATAGTACTGTTCGTCGTCCATATCCGTCATCGTCATGTCTCAGCGGGGACTCGCTTGCGCAACAGCGTGGCGCGACGATTGGCGAGTTCGTGCTTGGGTTGGACGGTCAGGATTTTCTCGTAGCACTCAAGCGCCTCGTTACTCTTGGACTTCTTCTCGTAAAGGTGCGCTAGATTGCTCAAGGCAGCGACGTACTCGGGATTGAACTTGACTGCCTCGCGGTAGGAGCGCAGCGCCAATTCCACTTGCTTTTGCTGATAGTGGGCGTAGCCCAGATTGTTATGGGCGGGGGCGTAATCAGGTTGTAGGGCGATGGCTTTCTTGAATTGGGAAATAGCTTCTTCATAGAGTTTTTTCTCCAGATAAGCGCAGCCCAGTTCGTAGTGCTCTTCAGGGGTACCTGTGCCCCGAGCAAGCCGTGGCTGTAGCCGGGAGATGAGGGTCTCATAGCTGCGGTTACGGATGACCTGCTGAAATACCTGCCATGCCACCCACGCTAAAAGGACCAACAGCCCCAACAGATAGACCAGCGCAAACGGCGCATTACCCACGGTCTGCCTCCTGCACTGTCACGGATTGGGTGGTAGCTTTTTTCACGGTCAGCGGTAGAATCGGCTTGTTCTGGGTCTGCTTAAGCGGCTGGAGATTCGCCACAAGCTGCTTCCACTCCGGGTCTCCGCTAAAACAACAATCACGCTCCATGGTTTGCCTGAACTTCGTATACTGTCCTCATCATCGCTCAGAATTCCCCAATCGGGTACTCCAGAACTCAGGATGTCATCCCCTACGTATATTCCAGCCTTGCCTTATCCGGTCTGCCTTATGCTATTCTGCTGACTTTTTTACTTTATCCCGATGGTCCTTTAAGGCTTCTTCCAAAACAGCTACATCTGTTTTAGAAATACTGGCGTCTGTCTCCAGAGGGTTGAATTTTGCTTCTCCGCTTCCATCTTTTACAGTTGCTGCGGCTGAAGATCTCTTAATTAATTTCCACTTTATATTGATCGCACCAACTTTGTGCGGAGCATCCGAGTCCTGCCCTGTTATAGAGAAGGTCACTTCTAATTCTTTATATACACTGTTGTTGTCTTTCACTATGTTTGCAAGAGTACGCAGATGCGACTCGATAGGCATCATTTGGGTATTCGTATCCCGTGTGCCTACGACAAGGTTTGTACCATCTGTTTCACCCCCGAGAGACGCTGCCCGCACATGCAGCCATTCCCATTTCGATCCCTCCCATCCCGAAATCCCAGCAAGCATTGCATAGGCTGAAGCGTTGGTATTAGCCATATTCTGCATCTGTCCGCCATTTCTGTCTTTTGATGCCGGAGGGCGCGGCCATTTACAGGTCGGGGGATTGGGATCTAATGCCCTTAAGGACCTATTTAATTCTGTAAGTTTATCTTTTCTTTGACGTTTGCTTAAGCCCGTGTCTTCGACAAATCCCTGATTTACAGGATCACTTGCCGCTTCGGGTTTCTTCTTAGTTGCTTTATATACTTTCTTGGTGCGAGATAGCTTGGCCCCATCCAACGTGATGCCTTCAAACCATGTAGTATCTTTGGCACCAACCATACTATTGGTATCACTTTCTCCCATAGCATGGGCTCGACCCTTGGCGCTGAATCCCCCTTCGTTCAGATTCATCACGGCTTTGATGGCAGCAATCGCAACTTTAAGGGTTACCCCCTCCCTATGAATCTCTTGTGCGAATTCATACTTTGTAGGTGTTTTCTTGTCTTTTATACTGTCTGTAGGAAGGGTAAGTGGCTCAACATTTTTCCTTTTATTCGTGGGACCATAGCGAACAGGGTTTAAGGTCAGGGATGATCTGCGTGACCTTTCCTCTAGATATTCCGGTGCATCTTCTTCTTCAAGGGTGAGACCATCCAATATCTCTGCAATTTTGTCTATTTCAGCTTCTCGCGCCTTTAGCCATTCAAGGTCATCGTCGTCGTCGGTGACTTTGCGTAAATCATCAAGGAATTCATAAAAACGCTCTAATATAGCCATCCAATTGCGGTCACAGCCTACATATGTCCCTGACTCGAACTCGTCTCGGTCTGCGGTGACAGCATATTTCATCTGTATCATCGAGTCGTCAGAGCTTTCCAGACCGGCTTTGACGGGATTGGGTAAACTGATTGGACTTAGTTTGGCTTGAATAGAATTTGTCTGAGGTCCCTGTCGGAGCGGATGGTTCTGAAAAAAATCGGCAGGTAACGGTACGTAGGTCGGCATCTCCATGTCCTGAGGCTCCTGCTGTGCCTGAACCAAAGGCTGCTCTAAAGGAGCCTTTTTCGGGGTTGAGGGGATATGGGCGGAGCATGGTTTGGACACGCGTTCGCTGAACATTGAGGCTCCTCTACCGGGTAAGCTGCACTTGAGATTTTTATGCACACTATTTTATGCACACTATAAGAATATACGGTCTACGTCAACCAAATATGTACAGGTATTTCTGCTGCCTTCAACCCAAATTCCCTGTCTCTACGTACTGAGATTACCGACCTAAAGGAGTGTTTTTATGCATCGCGGATGTGACGAGCAACTAGTGGTCGGTCTTGCCCAAATAGCTCCTGTCTGGCTTGACCGCGCACAAACCCTCAGTAAAGTCCTGCATTATGTCGAGCAAGCCGCCGACCACAAGTGCCAACTGGTTGCGTTTGGAGAGGCGATTCTCCCTGGCTACCCCTTCTGGCTCGAACACACCGATGGGGCACGCTTCAACGCTCCTTGCCAAAAAGAAATCCACGCCCATTATCTCGATCAAGCAGTGCAACTGGAGGCAGGTCACCTGGATTCCCTCTGTCAGCTTGCAGCACAACACCACCTTGGCGTTATGCTCGGTTGTGTCGAACGGCCTCAGGACCGGGGCGGGCATAGTCTCTACTGTTCGGTAGTCTATATTGATCCGCAAGGCAAGCTTGCCTCAGTGCATCGCAAGCTCATGCCTACCTATGAGGAGCGGCTGACGTGGTCGCCTGGTGACGGGCATGGTCTCAGGGTCCACCGGCTTGGGGCGTTTACCGTGGGGGCGCTCAACTGCTGGGAGAATTGGATGCCGTTGCCGCGTGCTGCGCTGTATGCTCAGGGTGAAGATCTGCATGTAGCGGTGTGGCC encodes:
- a CDS encoding TMEM165/GDT1 family protein; translation: MTGLEAFLASTLTVTLAEMGDKTQLLAFALSARFRRPWTVMLGIFIATVFNHLLAAAAGGWITQYIPPVVLAWGLGLSFIGFGVWTLIPDRYDENPELDKFGPLLTTIVLFFIAEIGDKTQLATVLLGARYANVVVVVLGTTLGMLIADGLAVFLGSKLERFVPLKFFHRMAAVLFVVLGVVTVSAFYVRL
- a CDS encoding HEAT repeat domain-containing protein codes for the protein MEEAERALVEPGVKIPILVELRLLGTATIERIRDVLNRYGCFPAVTELERWVGEGQFLLLLDGVNELSSDAERREVRAFRERFSRVPMVFTTRDLGVGGDLGIQKKLEMQSLSEPQIKNFVMAYLPEQGEAMLRRLQGRLREFGQTPFLLWMLCEIFKKTQEIPQNLGSVFQSFTKLYDTKEGFPEETRRWCLNLLQVLAFAMMRGETAVDLRVAISEQVAENILTEYLQGEQQTSPRNCAKHWLQDLIKFHLLRLKPGGGRPNEIEFLHQLIQEYYAANELLRLLPTLGNDELKRKYLNYLKWTEPLVLMLGITPEKQQALRVVQAGLEVDLKLGARLVGAVRTEFQKEAIDLLIAREMPKIVLINLFGETRSSEAVLILNKALQDKDSLVRSRAAYALGQIGSEQAVEPLLRALQDENAEVRGSAAYALGRLGSEQAVEPLLRALQDENAEVRGSAADALGQIGSEQAVEGLLRVLQHEDADVRGSAADALGQIGSEQAVEPLLRALQDEDADVRWRAAYALGRLGSEQAVELLLRALQDENADVRWRAAYVLGQIGSEQAVEPLLRALQDENAEVRLSAADALGQFGSEQAVEPLLRALQDENAEVRLSAADALGQIGSEQAVEPLLRALQDEDAEVRWSAADALEKIGNPKLLPELWSLFLNQGKTELLSAISAIQERCKFYNYELTVSKEKESPPMKPTTQKTILRVVVASPGDVQAERDFLPKVLEELNRSTAADRNLILELYRWEIDSYPGFHTDGPQGLIDPILCIENSNIFIGILWKRFGKPTKDGTTGTEHEFNTAYEAWKKNQSPHIMFYFNQKSYTPNSIEELEQHKQVFQFRESFPEEGLRWKYTGTDEFESLVRQHLTNFLRDRYPLRDSPAP
- a CDS encoding RpnC/YadD family protein, which gives rise to MSIDHDQLFKQLIGTFFWEFLKLFCPDVCAYLDPVSLTLLDKEVYTDLLEGARRAMDLVARAQFREQETVHIENQAQHKYNASFAKLIAALIPSEIGVGSAISTSYDG
- a CDS encoding RNA-binding S4 domain-containing protein, which codes for MTAESPIKLDQFLKLMGVAPTGGAAKMMVQDGHVLVNGETETRRGRKLMSGDRVTVAGETFIVALTVQRSLE
- a CDS encoding transposase, with product MSSPKKPRNPDHVRPRRAPSPDNEAIAAHLQDLLTPRLYSQYGLRPRWPIAYYRTLGLRERILTLPLMLAAVLTLLWRQVPSVHELTRMLAQEDLLWAQAATVSQQALSKRFLTFPAELFARVVQDLLPVLTQRQRGRKNRPRAASIQWATRHFMRIWAVDGSTLEALFRKLDSLQTQPVGTLAGKIGTVLDMVSHLPVQIWFDENSQAHDTCFGERLCALVPAGTLLVLDRGFYDFTQLAQLMAQKAHFVTRLKKNTRYQVLQTLSMSDGHQDQLILLTGREAPLLTLRLVMIRQDQTWYSWS
- a CDS encoding helix-turn-helix domain-containing protein yields the protein MIVTYKYKLRPTSVQITQIDEWLELLGRQYNYRLAERFNWYEHR
- a CDS encoding metallophosphoesterase family protein, whose translation is MKILVGSDYHGDDRLQREALRLIPEVDGYINCGDFCTYAGSKPEAQEQGYHPKGADEVQRLESFFRQVDALGKPWLFLPGNHDPSAICLETMNEIFHHGFMATASGRVNFQGLCLLVVPFTPPCGWNWVLTHQHLEELIDKYSSSPVDVLVTHAPPLGVLDEEGKWYHRKTPTLRPLVNILKPRYFLCGHMHYDGGKSETHGPTTFINAALHNLILEV
- a CDS encoding chlororespiratory reduction protein 7, coding for MTMTDMDDEQYYVVLETDKDEQFLPESQLRAFLGEVLCREQGVTPEALEQAVTELLDTACEIPLGPGRYCQWYATRIDRPSSRKRDW
- a CDS encoding tetratricopeptide repeat protein; translated protein: MGNAPFALVYLLGLLVLLAWVAWQVFQQVIRNRSYETLISRLQPRLARGTGTPEEHYELGCAYLEKKLYEEAISQFKKAIALQPDYAPAHNNLGYAHYQQKQVELALRSYREAVKFNPEYVAALSNLAHLYEKKSKSNEALECYEKILTVQPKHELANRRATLLRKRVPAET
- a CDS encoding carbon-nitrogen hydrolase family protein, giving the protein MHRGCDEQLVVGLAQIAPVWLDRAQTLSKVLHYVEQAADHKCQLVAFGEAILPGYPFWLEHTDGARFNAPCQKEIHAHYLDQAVQLEAGHLDSLCQLAAQHHLGVMLGCVERPQDRGGHSLYCSVVYIDPQGKLASVHRKLMPTYEERLTWSPGDGHGLRVHRLGAFTVGALNCWENWMPLPRAALYAQGEDLHVAVWPGGVHNTRDITRFIAQEARSYVLSVSGLMYRHEISADLPHAQLIRDSSPDILANGGSCLAGPDGAWVVAPVVGEETLVVATLDHKRVREERQNFDPSGHYARPDVTQLTVNRQRQTILMTHPD